The following are encoded in a window of Phaseolus vulgaris cultivar G19833 chromosome 3, P. vulgaris v2.0, whole genome shotgun sequence genomic DNA:
- the LOC137808120 gene encoding bax inhibitor 1-like, translating into MEAFFNSQSSSRSRWSYDTLKNFHEISPLVQNHIKRVYFTICGAVIAAAVGAYLHVLWNIGGLLTTVGAIGSMGWLLSLPPFEEQKRLSLLMASALFQGASIGPLIHLAVAIDPSLIFSAFVATSLAFGCFSAAALVARRREYLYLGGLLSSGLSIFMWLHFASSLFGGSVALFNFEVYFGLLVFVGYVIVDTQEIIEMAHFGDLDYVKHALTLFTDLAAIFVRILIIMLKNSSERNERKKKRRD; encoded by the exons ATGGAGGCTTTCTTCAATTCTCAATCGTCTTCGAGAAGCCGCTGGAGTTACGATACTCTCAAGAATTTCCACGAGATCTCTCCGCTTGTTCAGAATCACATCAAACGG GTTTATTTTACGATATGTGGCGCTGTGATAGCTGCTGCTGTTGGAGCATATCTTCATGTATTGTGGAACATTGGGGGTCTTCTCACTACTGTGGGGGCTATAGGAAGCATGGGTTGGTTGCTATCGTTGCCCCCTTTTGAAGAG caAAAGAGGTTGTCTCTGTTGATGGCATCGGCCCTGTTTCAGGGCGCTTCCATTGGACCTCTGATTCATTTGGCGGTAGCCATTGATCCTAG CCTCATCTTTAGCGCTTTCGTGGCAACTTCCTTGGCTTTTGGTTGTTTCTCTGCGGCAGCTTTAGTTGCAAGGCGTAGGGAGTATCTCTACCTTGGTGGTTTGCTTTCTTCTGGGCTGTCCATTTTTATGTGGTTGCACTTTGCTTCCTCTCTCTTCGGGGGCTCAGTAGCGCTCTTTAACTTTGAG GTATACTTTGGGCTTTTGGTGTTTGTGGGCTATGTCATAGTAGATACACAAGAAATTATTGAGATGGCTCACTTTGGTGACCTGGATTATGTGAAGCATGCATTGACACTGTTCACTGATTTGGCCGCAATCTTTGTGCGGATTCTTATTATAATG TTGAAGAATTCATCCGAGAGAAatgagaggaagaagaaaaggagagATTAA